Below is a window of Candidatus Caldatribacterium sp. DNA.
CCGGTATCGATGAGCTCCGGGAAGCGGTCTGCGTCTATATGAAACGGAGCCGGGGCATTGACGTTTCGCCAGATGAGGTCATCATCACACCTGGCGCCAAGCCGGTCATTTTCCTGAGCTTTCTCCTCCTCCTTGAAGAGGGAGACGAAGTCATTTACCCGGACCCGGGATTCCCGGCGTACCGCTCCATCATCGACTTTGTGGGAGCAAAGGCCGTGCCTCTTCGTCTCCGGGAGGAGAATGAGTTCCGGATAGACGTGGAGGAACTCCGCCGCCTTGTGACCCCGAGGACCAAAATGATTGTCCTCAATTCTCCCGGGAATCCCACAGGGTCGGTGCTCACCTGGGAGGACATGGCCGAAATTGCCCGCATTGCTGAAGAAGAAGACCTCCTCATCTTCACCGATGAGGTCTACAGCGAAATCATCTACGATGAACCCCATGTGAGCATCCTGCAGTTTTCGGGAATGAAGGAGCGCACCATTCTCCTTGATGCCTTTTCGAAAACCTTCGCCATGACTGGATGGCGCCTGGGGTACGCGGTGCTCCCCAAGGACCTTGCACCTCTTCTGGCACTCCTTGTGACGAACTCGAACTCCTGCACCTGCACCTTTACCCAGATGGCGGGGGTGGAGGCTCTTTTGAACGGAGAAGAAGCCGTTCGGAGGATGGTTGCCGAATTCCGCCGCCGGAGGGACTTCCTCGTGGAGCGAATGAAGGAAATCGAGGGCCTGACTTTCGTGAAACCCAGGGGAGCCTTCTACATCTTTCCGAACATCACCGCCTTCGGTCTCTCTTCTCAAGAGATGATGCGCTACCTCCTTGAAGAGGCGGGAGTGGCCACCGTTCCCGGGACGGCTTTCGGCGATTACGGGGAGGGGTACATTCGAATTTCCTTCTCCAATTCCCTTGAAAACCTTGCCAAGGCCATGGACAGGATTGAAGAGGCCCTTGCGAAGTTGCGGCAAAGGAGAGGA
It encodes the following:
- a CDS encoding pyridoxal phosphate-dependent aminotransferase, whose product is MKAIDGIRKVANLRACIADRVCRLRGEGAFEVLALVRQLEKQGRDIIHLEIGEPDFDTPENVKKKAIQAIREGHTYYVPSAGIDELREAVCVYMKRSRGIDVSPDEVIITPGAKPVIFLSFLLLLEEGDEVIYPDPGFPAYRSIIDFVGAKAVPLRLREENEFRIDVEELRRLVTPRTKMIVLNSPGNPTGSVLTWEDMAEIARIAEEEDLLIFTDEVYSEIIYDEPHVSILQFSGMKERTILLDAFSKTFAMTGWRLGYAVLPKDLAPLLALLVTNSNSCTCTFTQMAGVEALLNGEEAVRRMVAEFRRRRDFLVERMKEIEGLTFVKPRGAFYIFPNITAFGLSSQEMMRYLLEEAGVATVPGTAFGDYGEGYIRISFSNSLENLAKAMDRIEEALAKLRQRRGRL